The following are encoded together in the Bos javanicus breed banteng chromosome X, ARS-OSU_banteng_1.0, whole genome shotgun sequence genome:
- the LOC133242014 gene encoding holocytochrome c-type synthase isoform X2: MGLSASAPAASTVQTSTPAASDHQTAAPTSGCPMHEGKVKGCPVSAEPSDSTCGSKTNSVPAHQERAYEYVQCPITGAKAANKENLDPSNLMPPPNQTPAPDQPFPLSTVREESSIPRADSDKKWVYPSEQMFWNAMLRKGWKWKDEDISQKDMYNIIRIHNQNNEQAWKEILKWEALHAAECPCGPSLIRFGGKAKEYSPRARIRSWMGYELPFDRHDWIINRCGTEVRYVIDYYDGGEVNQDYQFTILDVRPALDSLSAVWDRMKVAWWRWTS, encoded by the exons ATGGGCTTGTCTGCATCTGCCCCTGCTGCTTCTACGGTTCAGAC CTCTACCCCTGCTGCTTCAGATCATCAGACAGCAGCCCCAACGTCTGGATGCCCAATGCACGAAGGGAAAGTGAAAG GCTGTCCAGTGAGTGCCGAGCCGTCGGACTCAACCTGTGGGAGCAAAACGAACTCTGTGCCTGCGCACCAGGAGCGCGCCTACGAGTACGTGCAGTGTCCCATCACCGGCGCCAAGGCCGCAAATAAGGAGAACCTGGATCCTTCTAACCTG ATGCCACCTCCTAATCAGACACCAGCCCCCGACCAGCCGTTTCCACTATCTACTGTGAGAGAGGAATCGTCTATTCCGAGGGCAGATTCAGATAAAAAGTGGGTTTATCCTTCTGAACAGATGTTCTGGAATGCGATGTTAAGAAAAGG GTGGAAATGGAAGGATGAGGATATTAGTCAGAaagacatgtataatatcattagGATTCACAACCAGAATAACGAGCAAGCTTGGAAGGAGATTTTGAAATGGGAAGCCCTTCACGCTGC TGAGTGTCCTTGTGGTCCATCCCTGATCCGGTTTGGAGGCAAAGCAAAAGAGTATTCGCCACGGGCAAGAATTCGTTCCTGGATGGG GTACGAGCTGCCTTTCGACAGGCACGACTGGATCATCAACCGTTGCGGGACGGAAGTGAGATATGTCATTGACTACTACGACGGGGGTGAGGTCAACCAAGACTACCAGTTCACCATCCTGGACGTGCGGCCCGCGTTGGATTCGCTGTCGGCCGTATGGGACCGGATGAAGGTGGCCTGGTGGCGCTGGACTTCCTAA
- the LOC133242014 gene encoding holocytochrome c-type synthase isoform X1, which translates to MGLSASAPAASTVQTSTPAASTVQTSTPAASDHQTAAPTSGCPMHEGKVKGCPVSAEPSDSTCGSKTNSVPAHQERAYEYVQCPITGAKAANKENLDPSNLMPPPNQTPAPDQPFPLSTVREESSIPRADSDKKWVYPSEQMFWNAMLRKGWKWKDEDISQKDMYNIIRIHNQNNEQAWKEILKWEALHAAECPCGPSLIRFGGKAKEYSPRARIRSWMGYELPFDRHDWIINRCGTEVRYVIDYYDGGEVNQDYQFTILDVRPALDSLSAVWDRMKVAWWRWTS; encoded by the exons ATGGGCTTGTCTGCATCTGCCCCTGCTGCTTCTACGGTTCAGACCTCTACCCCTGCTGCTTCTACGGTTCAGACCTCTACCCCTGCTGCTTCAGATCATCAGACAGCAGCCCCAACGTCTGGATGCCCAATGCACGAAGGGAAAGTGAAAG GCTGTCCAGTGAGTGCCGAGCCGTCGGACTCAACCTGTGGGAGCAAAACGAACTCTGTGCCTGCGCACCAGGAGCGCGCCTACGAGTACGTGCAGTGTCCCATCACCGGCGCCAAGGCCGCAAATAAGGAGAACCTGGATCCTTCTAACCTG ATGCCACCTCCTAATCAGACACCAGCCCCCGACCAGCCGTTTCCACTATCTACTGTGAGAGAGGAATCGTCTATTCCGAGGGCAGATTCAGATAAAAAGTGGGTTTATCCTTCTGAACAGATGTTCTGGAATGCGATGTTAAGAAAAGG GTGGAAATGGAAGGATGAGGATATTAGTCAGAaagacatgtataatatcattagGATTCACAACCAGAATAACGAGCAAGCTTGGAAGGAGATTTTGAAATGGGAAGCCCTTCACGCTGC TGAGTGTCCTTGTGGTCCATCCCTGATCCGGTTTGGAGGCAAAGCAAAAGAGTATTCGCCACGGGCAAGAATTCGTTCCTGGATGGG GTACGAGCTGCCTTTCGACAGGCACGACTGGATCATCAACCGTTGCGGGACGGAAGTGAGATATGTCATTGACTACTACGACGGGGGTGAGGTCAACCAAGACTACCAGTTCACCATCCTGGACGTGCGGCCCGCGTTGGATTCGCTGTCGGCCGTATGGGACCGGATGAAGGTGGCCTGGTGGCGCTGGACTTCCTAA